In a single window of the Streptomyces sp. HUAS ZL42 genome:
- a CDS encoding nuclear transport factor 2 family protein — protein MSAPHTDVEQVEAANTAFYEAMEQGDFEELSSLWLTPSDLGVDEEYHDPADSGVISCVHPGWPVLTGRGEVLRSYALIMANTDYIQFFLTDVHVSVTGDTALVTCTENILSGGPAPEGGEALGPLVGQLVVATNVFRRTPAGWKLWSHHASPVLAETDEGEDDDSPA, from the coding sequence GTGAGCGCCCCCCACACCGACGTCGAGCAGGTGGAAGCCGCCAACACCGCCTTCTACGAGGCCATGGAACAGGGCGACTTCGAAGAGCTGTCCTCGCTGTGGCTCACGCCGTCCGACCTGGGCGTCGACGAGGAGTACCACGACCCGGCGGACAGCGGCGTGATCTCCTGCGTGCACCCCGGCTGGCCCGTGCTCACCGGCCGCGGCGAGGTCCTCAGGTCGTACGCGCTGATCATGGCGAACACCGACTACATCCAGTTCTTCCTCACCGACGTGCATGTCTCGGTCACTGGCGACACCGCCCTGGTGACCTGCACGGAGAACATCCTCAGCGGCGGTCCGGCCCCCGAGGGCGGAGAGGCGCTCGGCCCGCTCGTCGGCCAGCTCGTGGTCGCCACGAACGTGTTCCGCCGCACACCCGCCGGCTGGAAGCTCTGGTCGCACCACGCCTCCCCGGTCCTGGCCGAAACTGACGAGGGCGAGGACGACGACTCACCCGCCTGA
- the folB gene encoding dihydroneopterin aldolase gives MDRVALRGLRARGYHGVFPEEREEGQAFVVDLVLGLDTRPAAADDDLAKTVHYGIVAEEVVAVVEGEPVNLIETLAERIAQACLKHEGVKEVEVCVHKPDAPVPVPFDDVTVTITRSRV, from the coding sequence GTGGATCGTGTCGCGCTGCGCGGCCTGAGGGCCCGCGGGTACCACGGCGTGTTCCCCGAGGAACGCGAGGAGGGCCAGGCCTTCGTCGTGGACCTCGTCCTCGGCCTGGACACCCGGCCGGCCGCGGCCGACGACGACCTGGCGAAGACCGTGCACTACGGCATCGTGGCGGAGGAGGTCGTGGCCGTCGTCGAGGGCGAACCGGTCAACCTCATCGAGACGCTCGCCGAGCGCATCGCCCAGGCCTGTCTGAAGCACGAGGGGGTGAAGGAGGTCGAGGTCTGCGTCCACAAACCGGACGCCCCCGTCCCGGTCCCCTTCGACGACGTGACCGTCACCATCACCCGGAGCCGAGTATGA
- the folK gene encoding 2-amino-4-hydroxy-6-hydroxymethyldihydropteridine diphosphokinase — protein MTASLTEGHSDPTVQPVPASVVEKVDAADTTLHNPKRAVISLGSNLGNRLETLQGAVDALEDTPGVRIKAVSPVYETEPWGVEPGSQPSYFNAVVVLKTTLPPSSLLERAHAVEEAFHRVRDERWGARTLDVDIVAYADDVSDDPHLTLPHPRAHQRAFVLAPWYDVEPSAQLPGHGAVADLLGAVTREGVVPRKDLELRLPE, from the coding sequence ATGACCGCGTCCTTGACCGAGGGTCACAGCGACCCGACCGTACAGCCGGTACCCGCCTCCGTCGTCGAGAAGGTCGACGCCGCCGACACCACCCTGCACAACCCCAAACGCGCCGTGATCTCCCTCGGCTCGAACCTCGGCAACCGCCTGGAGACCCTCCAGGGGGCCGTCGACGCCCTCGAGGACACGCCGGGCGTGCGCATCAAGGCCGTCTCCCCGGTGTACGAGACGGAGCCCTGGGGCGTCGAGCCCGGCAGCCAGCCGTCGTACTTCAACGCGGTCGTGGTCCTGAAGACCACCCTGCCCCCGTCCTCCCTCCTGGAGCGGGCGCACGCCGTCGAGGAGGCCTTCCACCGGGTACGGGACGAGCGCTGGGGCGCGCGCACCCTCGACGTGGACATCGTCGCGTACGCCGACGACGTCTCCGACGACCCGCACCTCACCCTCCCCCACCCGCGCGCCCACCAGCGCGCGTTCGTCCTCGCCCCCTGGTACGACGTGGAGCCGAGCGCCCAGCTGCCCGGCCACGGCGCGGTCGCCGATCTCCTCGGCGCCGTCACCCGGGAAGGCGTGGTTCCCCGCAAGGATCTGGAACTCCGGCTGCCCGAATAG
- a CDS encoding DUF3180 domain-containing protein, translated as MRELRIRVLAGVFVVAGVLSWAGARLWNSIGELPSVPLAAPIVLAVIAVVLLSTALSLRARLKAQRDRRPEAKGVDPLMAARAVVFGQASALVAALVAGMYGGTGVFLLESLDVPARRDQAIYAGFSVLAGIAVIAAAIFLERVCKLPEDDDHNRTGAEPAA; from the coding sequence GTGAGAGAACTGCGCATCAGGGTGCTGGCCGGCGTGTTCGTCGTGGCCGGGGTCCTGTCCTGGGCGGGTGCCCGCCTCTGGAACTCGATCGGGGAACTCCCCAGCGTCCCCCTCGCCGCGCCCATCGTGCTGGCCGTGATCGCCGTGGTCCTGCTGTCCACGGCGCTCTCGCTGCGCGCCCGCCTCAAGGCCCAGCGCGACCGCCGCCCCGAGGCGAAGGGCGTCGACCCGCTGATGGCCGCCCGCGCGGTCGTCTTCGGCCAGGCCAGCGCCCTGGTCGCCGCCCTGGTCGCCGGCATGTACGGCGGCACGGGCGTCTTCCTCCTGGAGTCCCTCGACGTCCCGGCCCGCCGCGACCAGGCCATCTACGCCGGTTTCTCGGTCCTGGCGGGCATCGCGGTGATAGCGGCGGCCATATTCCTGGAGCGCGTCTGCAAGCTGCCGGAGGACGACGACCACAACCGCACGGGAGCGGAACCGGCGGCGTGA
- the folE gene encoding GTP cyclohydrolase I FolE — MTDPVTLDGEGSIGEFDEKRAENAVRELLIAVGEDPDREGLRETPARVARAYRELLAGHTQVPEDVLTTTFDLGHDEMVLVKDIEIVSLCEHHMLPFHGVAHVGYIPAETGKITGLSKLARLVEVFARRLQVQERLTTQIADSLMRILEARGVIVVIEAEHMCMSVRGIRKPGAKTTTSAVRGQLRDATTRAEAMSLILAR, encoded by the coding sequence ATGACCGACCCCGTGACGCTGGACGGAGAGGGCTCCATCGGCGAGTTCGACGAGAAGCGCGCCGAGAACGCCGTACGCGAACTGCTGATCGCGGTCGGCGAGGATCCCGACCGGGAGGGGCTGAGGGAGACTCCGGCGCGGGTGGCGCGGGCGTACCGGGAGCTCCTGGCGGGGCATACGCAGGTACCCGAGGACGTGCTGACGACCACGTTCGATCTCGGGCACGACGAGATGGTCCTGGTGAAGGACATTGAGATCGTGAGTCTCTGCGAGCATCACATGCTGCCGTTCCACGGCGTCGCGCATGTCGGGTACATCCCGGCTGAGACCGGCAAGATCACGGGCTTGTCGAAGCTCGCCCGGCTTGTCGAGGTGTTCGCCCGGCGTCTGCAGGTGCAGGAACGACTGACCACGCAGATCGCCGACTCGCTCATGAGGATCCTCGAAGCCCGGGGCGTGATCGTCGTCATAGAGGCCGAGCACATGTGCATGTCGGTGCGCGGCATTCGCAAGCCCGGCGCCAAGACCACGACGTCGGCGGTGCGCGGTCAGCTTCGGGACGCCACGACCCGCGCCGAGGCGATGAGCCTGATACTGGCGCGCTGA
- the ftsH gene encoding ATP-dependent zinc metalloprotease FtsH — translation MDVKRYFRGPVMWIVLAVLAVVVLMQVVGSSGGYKTVDTGQVVAAINDNKVESAKLTTGDEQTIKVQLKDGEKVEDSSKIQASYIGDQGVTIANTLQTKYQDKQIPDGYTVSPSKQNPFVGILLSLLPFVLIVVVFLFLMNQMQGGGSRVMNFGKSKAKLITKDTPKTTFSDVAGSDEAVEELQEIKEFLQEPAKFQAVGAKIPKGVLLYGPPGTGKTLLARAVAGEAGVPFYSISGSDFVEMFVGVGASRVRDLFEQAKANAPAIVFVDEIDAVGRHRGAGLGGGHDEREQTLNQLLVEMDGFDVKGGVILIAATNRPDILDPALLRPGRFDRQIAVDRPDMQGRLEILKVHQKGKPVAPDVDLSAVARRTPGFTGADLSNVLNEAALLTARSDRKLIDNQMLDEAIDRVVAGPQKRTRIMSDKEKKITAYHEGGHALVAAASPNSDPVHKITILSRGRALGYTMVLPDEDKYSTTRNEMLDQLAYMLGGRAAEELVFHDPTTGAANDIEKATATARAMVTQYGMTERLGAIKFGGDNTEPFLGREMAHQRDYSEEVAALVDEEVKKLIENAHNEAWEILVENRDVLDNLVLQLLEKETLGKEEIAEIFAPIVKRPPRPAWTGSSRRTPSTRPPVLSPKELALTNGANGATPAISTAKSTAAEPAPAAEPVPEERPES, via the coding sequence ATGGACGTGAAGCGATACTTCCGTGGGCCGGTCATGTGGATCGTGCTGGCCGTCCTTGCCGTGGTCGTGTTGATGCAGGTCGTCGGCTCGTCCGGCGGCTACAAGACGGTGGACACCGGCCAGGTCGTCGCAGCGATCAACGACAACAAGGTGGAATCGGCCAAGCTGACCACCGGTGACGAGCAGACCATCAAGGTCCAGCTCAAGGACGGCGAAAAGGTCGAGGACAGCTCGAAGATCCAGGCGAGCTACATCGGCGACCAGGGCGTGACCATCGCCAACACGCTGCAGACCAAGTACCAGGACAAGCAGATCCCGGACGGCTACACCGTTTCGCCGTCCAAGCAGAACCCGTTCGTCGGCATCCTGCTGTCCCTGCTCCCCTTCGTCCTCATCGTGGTCGTCTTCCTGTTCCTGATGAATCAGATGCAGGGCGGCGGCTCCCGGGTCATGAACTTCGGGAAGTCCAAGGCGAAGCTCATCACCAAGGACACCCCGAAGACGACGTTCTCGGACGTCGCCGGCTCGGACGAGGCGGTCGAGGAGCTCCAGGAGATCAAGGAGTTCCTGCAGGAACCGGCGAAGTTCCAGGCCGTCGGCGCCAAGATCCCCAAGGGCGTGCTGCTGTACGGCCCTCCCGGCACCGGTAAGACGCTGCTCGCACGCGCCGTCGCAGGCGAGGCGGGCGTCCCCTTCTACTCGATCTCGGGTTCCGACTTCGTCGAGATGTTCGTCGGTGTCGGTGCCTCCCGGGTCCGTGACCTGTTCGAGCAGGCCAAGGCGAACGCCCCGGCAATCGTCTTCGTCGACGAGATCGACGCGGTCGGCCGCCACCGCGGCGCCGGCCTCGGCGGCGGTCACGACGAGCGCGAGCAGACGCTGAACCAGCTGCTCGTCGAGATGGACGGCTTCGACGTCAAGGGTGGTGTGATTCTCATCGCAGCCACCAACCGTCCCGACATCCTCGACCCGGCCCTTCTGCGCCCCGGCCGGTTCGACCGCCAGATCGCGGTCGACCGCCCGGACATGCAGGGCCGTCTGGAGATCCTCAAGGTTCACCAGAAGGGCAAGCCGGTCGCTCCGGACGTCGACCTGTCGGCGGTCGCCCGCCGCACCCCGGGCTTCACGGGCGCCGACCTGTCGAACGTGCTGAACGAAGCCGCGCTCCTCACGGCGCGCAGCGACAGGAAGCTGATCGACAACCAGATGCTCGACGAGGCCATCGACCGCGTCGTGGCGGGCCCGCAGAAGCGGACCCGGATCATGTCGGACAAGGAGAAGAAGATCACCGCGTACCACGAGGGCGGCCACGCCCTGGTCGCGGCGGCTTCCCCGAACTCCGACCCGGTCCACAAGATCACGATCCTGTCCCGGGGCCGCGCCCTCGGCTACACGATGGTCCTTCCGGACGAGGACAAGTACTCCACGACCCGCAACGAGATGCTGGACCAGCTGGCCTACATGCTGGGCGGCCGGGCGGCCGAGGAGCTCGTCTTCCACGACCCGACCACGGGTGCCGCGAACGACATCGAGAAGGCGACGGCCACGGCCCGCGCGATGGTCACGCAGTACGGCATGACCGAGCGTCTCGGCGCGATCAAGTTCGGCGGCGACAACACCGAGCCCTTCCTCGGACGTGAGATGGCTCACCAGCGCGACTACTCGGAAGAGGTCGCCGCGCTGGTGGACGAGGAAGTGAAGAAGCTCATCGAGAACGCTCACAACGAGGCCTGGGAGATCCTGGTCGAGAACCGTGACGTCCTCGACAACCTGGTGCTCCAGCTGCTGGAGAAGGAGACGCTGGGCAAGGAGGAGATCGCCGAGATCTTCGCCCCCATCGTCAAGCGCCCGCCGCGGCCCGCCTGGACCGGTTCCTCGCGGCGCACGCCGTCCACCCGCCCGCCGGTGCTCTCCCCCAAGGAGCTCGCACTGACCAACGGTGCCAACGGCGCGACGCCGGCCATCTCCACCGCGAAGTCCACCGCGGCGGAGCCCGCCCCGGCGGCCGAGCCGGTCCCCGAGGAGCGGCCCGAGAGCTGA
- the hpt gene encoding hypoxanthine phosphoribosyltransferase has product MRVDAKDMGADLKQVLITKEEIDAKLVELAAKIDAEYAGKDLLIVGVLKGAVMVMADLARALSTPVTMDWMAVSSYGAGTQSSGVVRILKDLDTDIKGKHVLIVEDIIDSGLTLSWLINNLGSREPESLRICTLLRKPDAAKVAIDVEWVGFDIPNEFVVGYGLDYAEKYRNLPFVGTLAPHVYGG; this is encoded by the coding sequence ATGCGGGTGGACGCGAAAGACATGGGTGCCGACCTCAAGCAGGTGCTCATCACCAAGGAAGAGATCGACGCGAAGCTCGTCGAGCTGGCCGCGAAGATCGACGCGGAGTACGCGGGCAAGGACCTGCTGATCGTCGGCGTGCTCAAGGGCGCGGTGATGGTCATGGCCGACCTCGCCCGGGCGCTGTCCACCCCGGTCACCATGGACTGGATGGCCGTGTCCTCCTACGGCGCGGGCACCCAGTCCTCCGGCGTCGTGCGGATCCTCAAGGACCTCGACACCGACATCAAGGGCAAGCACGTCCTCATCGTCGAGGACATCATCGACTCCGGCCTGACCCTGTCCTGGCTGATCAACAACCTCGGCTCCCGCGAGCCGGAGTCCCTGAGGATCTGCACCCTGCTGCGCAAGCCGGACGCCGCCAAGGTCGCCATCGACGTCGAATGGGTCGGCTTCGACATCCCCAACGAGTTCGTCGTCGGCTACGGCCTCGACTACGCCGAGAAGTACCGGAATCTTCCGTTCGTCGGTACGCTCGCGCCCCACGTCTACGGCGGCTGA
- the tilS gene encoding tRNA lysidine(34) synthetase TilS, translated as MGPHPAVAAIRLAVRRVLHDILNEHQPAAISAIRGISATPEQTPHERPPSPLVLVACSGGADSMALASALAFEAPKLGIRAGGVTVDHGLQPGSDLRAEEVVLRLRELGLRPVESVAVSVGREGGPEAAARDARYAALDDAADRHGATAILLGHTRDDQAETVLLGLARGSGIRSLSGMAAVSGAGGRYRRPFLQLDRQTARKACMVQSLPVWDDPHNADPAYTRSRLRHEGLPALEKALGKGVVEALARTAQLSRDDADALDAWASQAEASVRDATGLLECAKLHALPPAVRRRILRRAAIEAGAPAGSLFARHIEEVDRLITGWRGQGAINLPGKVVAQRQGGRLVIRQG; from the coding sequence ATGGGTCCCCATCCTGCGGTCGCGGCGATACGCCTGGCGGTCCGCCGCGTCCTCCACGACATCCTCAACGAGCACCAGCCCGCCGCGATCTCCGCGATCCGCGGGATCTCCGCGACCCCCGAGCAGACCCCGCACGAGCGCCCGCCGTCGCCGCTCGTGCTCGTGGCGTGCTCCGGCGGCGCCGACTCCATGGCCCTTGCCTCCGCCCTCGCCTTCGAGGCCCCCAAACTCGGCATCCGCGCGGGCGGCGTCACCGTCGACCACGGCCTCCAGCCCGGCTCCGATCTGCGCGCCGAGGAAGTCGTGCTGCGCCTGCGCGAACTCGGCCTGCGCCCGGTCGAGTCCGTCGCCGTGTCCGTGGGCCGCGAGGGCGGCCCCGAGGCCGCCGCCCGCGACGCCCGCTACGCCGCGCTCGACGACGCCGCCGACCGCCACGGAGCCACCGCCATCCTGCTCGGCCACACCCGCGACGACCAGGCCGAAACCGTCCTGCTCGGCCTCGCCCGCGGCTCCGGCATCCGCTCCCTGTCCGGAATGGCCGCGGTCTCGGGGGCCGGCGGCCGTTACCGCCGCCCCTTCCTCCAGCTCGACCGGCAGACCGCCCGCAAGGCCTGCATGGTCCAGTCCCTGCCCGTCTGGGACGACCCCCACAACGCCGACCCGGCGTACACCCGCTCGCGACTGCGCCACGAGGGCCTGCCGGCCCTGGAGAAGGCCCTCGGCAAGGGCGTCGTCGAGGCCCTCGCCCGTACGGCCCAGCTCTCCCGCGACGACGCCGACGCCCTCGACGCCTGGGCCAGCCAGGCCGAGGCCTCCGTGCGCGACGCCACAGGCCTCCTGGAGTGCGCCAAGCTCCACGCCCTGCCGCCCGCCGTGCGCCGCCGCATCCTGCGCCGCGCCGCCATCGAGGCCGGCGCCCCTGCCGGGTCCCTGTTCGCCCGCCACATCGAGGAAGTGGACCGGCTGATCACCGGCTGGCGCGGTCAGGGGGCCATCAATCTGCCGGGCAAAGTCGTGGCTCAGCGGCAGGGTGGCAGACTGGTGATTCGGCAAGGCTGA
- a CDS encoding zinc-dependent metalloprotease: protein MTSIGGAEMVDWNLAVATATRLVRPGPEVSRDEARSVVAELRRHAKASEEHVGGFTRLGSEDIHDTPVLVVDRPGWIRANVAGFREILKPLLDKMQERRGNTPGGAVLGAVGGKVTGVELGMLLSFLASRVLGQYETFAPATRELPAGENGGGRLLLVAPNIVHVERELDVQPHDFRLWVCLHEETHRTQFSAVPWLRDHIEGEIQSFLGETDVDPMTVLERIREAAQSLAGGRPEGEEDDGGRSLVELVQTPAQREILGRLTAVMSLLEGHADFVMDGVGPEVVPTVAEIREKFQQRRAKGASRLDMALRRLLGLDAKLRQYRDGERFVRAVVGQVGMDGFNRVWTSPNTLPTKAEISKPADWVARVHRKSET from the coding sequence ATGACGAGCATCGGTGGTGCGGAGATGGTCGACTGGAATCTCGCGGTGGCGACCGCGACCCGGCTCGTACGGCCGGGCCCCGAGGTGAGCCGCGACGAGGCCCGGTCCGTCGTCGCGGAGCTGCGCCGGCATGCCAAGGCCTCGGAGGAACACGTCGGGGGCTTCACTCGTTTGGGCAGCGAGGACATCCACGACACCCCGGTCCTCGTGGTGGACCGCCCGGGCTGGATCCGGGCGAACGTCGCCGGGTTCCGGGAGATCCTCAAACCGCTGCTCGACAAGATGCAGGAGCGGCGCGGCAACACCCCCGGTGGCGCGGTCCTCGGCGCCGTCGGCGGCAAGGTCACCGGCGTGGAGCTGGGGATGCTGCTGTCCTTCCTGGCCTCCCGGGTCCTCGGCCAGTACGAGACCTTCGCCCCGGCCACCCGCGAACTGCCGGCCGGTGAGAACGGCGGCGGCCGCCTGCTGCTCGTCGCCCCGAACATCGTCCACGTGGAGCGCGAACTCGACGTACAGCCCCACGACTTCCGCCTGTGGGTGTGCCTGCACGAGGAGACGCACCGCACGCAGTTCTCGGCGGTGCCCTGGCTGCGCGACCACATCGAGGGCGAAATCCAGTCGTTCCTGGGGGAGACCGACGTCGACCCCATGACCGTCCTCGAGCGCATCCGGGAGGCCGCCCAGTCGCTGGCCGGGGGTCGTCCGGAGGGCGAGGAGGACGACGGTGGCAGGTCCCTGGTCGAGTTGGTGCAGACCCCCGCCCAGCGGGAGATCCTGGGACGGCTCACCGCCGTGATGTCCCTCCTGGAAGGGCACGCCGACTTCGTGATGGACGGGGTCGGCCCGGAGGTCGTGCCGACCGTCGCGGAGATCCGCGAGAAGTTCCAGCAGCGGCGCGCCAAGGGCGCCTCCCGGCTGGACATGGCGCTGCGCAGGCTGCTGGGTCTGGACGCCAAGCTCAGGCAGTACCGCGACGGAGAACGCTTCGTACGGGCCGTCGTCGGACAGGTCGGCATGGACGGCTTCAACCGTGTGTGGACCTCTCCGAACACCCTCCCGACCAAGGCGGAGATCTCCAAACCGGCGGACTGGGTCGCGCGGGTGCACCGCAAGTCCGAGACGTGA